In one window of Blastocatellia bacterium DNA:
- the rpiB gene encoding ribose 5-phosphate isomerase B, with translation MRIVIGADHAGFELKRALAAYVRELGHEVEDLGTESADPVDYPDYAEAVALAVREGRAERGILICGSGVGASVAANKVPGIRAGLCHDTYSARQGVEHDDLNVLVLGARVIGLELAKELVRAFLEARFSNEERHRRRLEKLRRLEARFLKADEERCDRAR, from the coding sequence ATGCGCATCGTCATTGGAGCCGATCATGCCGGTTTCGAGCTGAAGCGGGCGCTCGCCGCCTACGTGCGCGAGCTGGGCCACGAAGTGGAAGATCTCGGAACAGAGAGCGCGGATCCGGTGGACTATCCCGATTACGCCGAAGCCGTCGCTCTCGCGGTGCGCGAAGGGCGTGCTGAGCGCGGTATTCTCATCTGCGGGAGCGGAGTGGGTGCCTCGGTCGCTGCGAACAAGGTGCCGGGAATTCGCGCAGGTCTCTGTCACGATACGTATTCGGCACGCCAAGGCGTCGAGCACGATGACCTCAACGTGCTGGTGCTCGGCGCGCGCGTCATCGGATTGGAACTGGCGAAAGAACTCGTGCGGGCGTTCTTGGAAGCGCGCTTCAGCAACGAGGAACGCCATCGCCGTCGCTTGGAGAAGCTGCGTCGGCTCGAAGCCCGGTTCTTGAAGGCCGACGAGGAACGATGCGATCGTGCGCGATGA
- the ilvB gene encoding biosynthetic-type acetolactate synthase large subunit, whose amino-acid sequence MRMKGTEIFVECLRREGVKVVFGHPGGAILPIYDRLYDAEVRHILMRHEQAAAHAADGYARASGRVGVAMATSGPGATNLVTGIASAFMDSVPMVVFTGQVPSTLIGTDAFQEADVVGITRPCTKHNYLVLRTEDLASTIREAFYLARTGRPGPVLVDLPKDIQLSECEFVYPEKVKLRGYRPILDGDPEAIRQAVRAIWESKRPVIYAGGGVIASEGAAELRRLAEVGRIPVATTLMGLGGFPTEHPLSLAMLGMHGSWYANMAVSRCDLLIAIGVRFDDRVTGKIAAFAPEARKIHIDIDPAEINKNVRVDISIVGDARRVLSVLNSELEQLLAEHRTSSWEAERQAWLEQIAEWKRTHPFRYDFDERVIKPQWVIEEISRITQGEAILTTDVGQHQMWAAQYYRFKHPRTWITSGGLGAMGFGLPAAIGAWFARPDRPIIAICGDGSFQMTMQELAVVAEHRIPLKIVILNNFYLGMVRQWQEIFYNGRYSASDLRVSPDYAKIAEAYGLRGYTVRQPGDLADLLEQELLSSEPILFDVHVAAEENVYPMVPPGAAITEMIVGPIGTRTIADSKESIA is encoded by the coding sequence ATGAGGATGAAAGGGACGGAGATCTTCGTCGAATGCCTGCGCCGAGAGGGCGTGAAGGTCGTCTTCGGGCATCCGGGAGGAGCGATTTTGCCGATTTATGACCGGCTTTATGATGCAGAGGTCCGACACATTCTCATGCGGCACGAGCAAGCGGCGGCGCACGCGGCCGATGGATATGCGCGGGCGTCAGGACGCGTGGGCGTGGCGATGGCGACTTCTGGGCCTGGAGCGACGAATCTGGTGACAGGCATCGCCAGCGCCTTCATGGATTCGGTCCCAATGGTCGTTTTTACGGGACAAGTGCCCTCGACGTTGATCGGAACCGATGCCTTTCAAGAGGCGGACGTGGTGGGCATCACGCGGCCCTGTACGAAGCACAACTATTTGGTGTTGCGCACGGAGGATTTAGCCTCCACCATTCGGGAGGCGTTCTATCTGGCGCGGACGGGGCGGCCCGGGCCGGTTCTTGTGGATTTGCCCAAGGACATTCAATTGAGCGAATGCGAATTCGTCTATCCGGAAAAGGTGAAGCTGCGGGGGTATCGGCCGATCCTCGACGGCGATCCTGAGGCGATCCGGCAAGCGGTACGAGCGATTTGGGAGTCGAAACGTCCGGTCATTTATGCCGGAGGTGGAGTCATCGCTTCCGAGGGCGCGGCGGAGCTGCGACGACTGGCGGAGGTGGGGCGGATTCCGGTAGCGACGACCCTCATGGGGCTCGGGGGCTTCCCGACGGAGCATCCCCTCTCGCTCGCGATGCTGGGCATGCACGGGAGTTGGTATGCGAACATGGCCGTCAGCCGGTGCGATTTGCTGATCGCCATCGGCGTGCGCTTCGACGATCGAGTGACGGGGAAGATCGCGGCGTTCGCGCCCGAGGCGCGGAAGATTCACATTGACATTGATCCGGCCGAGATCAACAAGAATGTGCGCGTGGACATCTCGATCGTGGGGGATGCGCGCCGCGTCCTCTCGGTCTTGAATTCGGAGTTGGAGCAATTGCTTGCGGAACATCGGACGTCGTCGTGGGAGGCCGAGCGGCAAGCGTGGTTGGAGCAGATCGCCGAGTGGAAGCGCACCCATCCGTTTCGTTACGACTTCGACGAGCGGGTGATCAAGCCGCAGTGGGTGATCGAAGAGATCTCGCGGATCACGCAGGGGGAGGCGATCCTGACGACCGACGTGGGGCAACATCAGATGTGGGCGGCGCAATATTATCGGTTCAAGCATCCGCGGACGTGGATCACTTCGGGAGGATTGGGCGCGATGGGATTTGGATTGCCCGCAGCTATTGGCGCGTGGTTCGCGCGTCCGGATCGGCCGATCATTGCTATCTGTGGGGATGGGAGCTTCCAGATGACGATGCAGGAGCTGGCCGTGGTGGCGGAACATCGCATCCCATTGAAGATCGTCATCCTCAACAACTTTTATCTGGGGATGGTGCGGCAGTGGCAAGAGATCTTCTACAATGGCCGATATTCGGCGAGCGATCTGCGCGTTTCGCCCGATTACGCGAAGATCGCGGAGGCCTACGGACTACGGGGATATACGGTGCGGCAGCCGGGAGATCTGGCCGACCTCTTGGAGCAAGAGTTGCTCTCGAGCGAGCCTATTCTCTTCGACGTGCATGTGGCCGCCGAGGAGAACGTTTATCCCATGGTCCCGCCTGGGGCGGCGATCACGGAGATGATCGTCGGACCGATAGGGACTCGAACGATTGCCGATAGCAAGGAGTCGATCGCCTAG
- the ilvN gene encoding acetolactate synthase small subunit has product MIRTIVLTVENKPGALARITGLFSARGINIESLTVARTDDPTLSHMTIVVDLEDAALEKLLRLLDRLVDVVTVTAVDTRNAVERELLLLKVRHESGQKLELLKEAEIFRARVVDVSPQSYVLELTGDEEKLEAFIRVFEKYGILELVRSGKVAMARG; this is encoded by the coding sequence ATGATTCGGACGATCGTCCTGACGGTCGAGAACAAGCCAGGGGCTCTCGCGCGGATCACGGGATTATTCAGCGCGCGAGGCATCAACATCGAGAGCCTGACGGTAGCGCGAACAGATGATCCGACGCTCTCGCACATGACGATCGTCGTGGACCTGGAAGATGCGGCGTTGGAGAAATTGCTGAGGCTGCTCGATCGCTTAGTGGATGTGGTGACTGTGACGGCCGTGGACACGCGGAATGCTGTCGAGCGGGAGTTGTTGCTGTTGAAGGTGCGGCATGAGTCGGGACAGAAGCTGGAGTTGCTCAAGGAAGCGGAGATCTTTCGAGCGCGCGTCGTAGATGTCTCGCCGCAGTCCTACGTGCTGGAGCTGACGGGAGATGAGGAGAAGCTGGAGGCCTTCATTCGCGTCTTCGAGAAGTATGGGATTCTGGAACTGGTGAGATCGGGGAAAGTGGCCATGGCGCGGGGATGA
- a CDS encoding sulfurtransferase, producing MTYRTLIPTSLLSQHLDDPAWVIVDCRFALDDPTRGERDYEQGHIPSAVYAHLERDLTGTIIPGKTGRHPLPSIEHLVERFSAWGIDANVQVIAYDDSGGSTAARLWWLLRWLGHEAVAVLDGGWSVWRAEGRPFRRGHERRSPRRFIPRPRPELVASVEDVLMALKDPSYRLVDARSPERYRGEHEPIDPVAGHIPGAICAPYFENLDARGFFRPADELRARFEQILGGIPPSRAIFYCGSGVTAAHNLLALLHAGLGEARLYPGSWSEWITDPTRPIERSLPERSESM from the coding sequence ATGACGTATCGAACGCTGATCCCGACCTCGCTGCTCAGTCAACATCTCGACGACCCAGCGTGGGTGATCGTGGACTGCCGCTTCGCGCTCGACGATCCGACGCGCGGCGAGCGCGACTACGAACAAGGGCATATCCCGAGTGCTGTTTATGCGCATTTGGAACGAGATCTCACGGGCACGATCATCCCCGGGAAGACCGGACGCCATCCCTTGCCTTCCATCGAGCATTTGGTCGAGCGCTTCAGTGCGTGGGGCATTGACGCAAATGTCCAAGTCATCGCTTATGACGACAGCGGAGGTTCGACGGCAGCGCGGCTATGGTGGTTGCTGCGATGGCTCGGCCATGAAGCGGTCGCCGTGCTCGATGGCGGTTGGTCAGTGTGGCGCGCTGAAGGTCGTCCCTTTCGTCGCGGACATGAGCGGCGTTCCCCCCGCCGCTTCATCCCGCGTCCACGACCTGAGCTTGTGGCGAGCGTCGAAGACGTTTTGATGGCCTTGAAGGACCCGAGCTACCGCTTGGTTGATGCGCGGAGCCCGGAACGCTATCGAGGTGAGCATGAGCCGATTGATCCCGTAGCCGGACATATTCCCGGAGCCATCTGCGCCCCGTACTTCGAGAACCTCGATGCCCGAGGTTTCTTTCGCCCCGCGGACGAATTGCGCGCGCGATTTGAGCAAATTCTCGGTGGAATCCCTCCCTCACGCGCGATCTTTTACTGCGGCTCCGGCGTGACAGCAGCGCATAATCTGTTAGCGCTCTTGCATGCGGGCTTGGGAGAAGCGCGACTCTATCCTGGCTCCTGGAGCGAATGGATTACCGATCCCACGCGTCCGATCGAACGATCGCTCCCTGAGCGTTCCGAAAGCATGTGA